A genomic window from Centroberyx gerrardi isolate f3 chromosome 14, fCenGer3.hap1.cur.20231027, whole genome shotgun sequence includes:
- the uckl1a gene encoding uridine-cytidine kinase-like 1a isoform X1, whose product MALTSRYRLRGRRIPMETECGKKMSSRSDSGSGEDSLDRLLPPVGAPRRKSTTSSKSEPPLLRTGTRTIYTAGRPPWYDEHGAQSKEAFVIGLCGGSASGKTTVANKIIEALDVPWVVLLSMDSFYKVLSPEEQALAASNDYNFDHPGAFDFELLVATLRKLKQGKSVKIPVYDFTTHRRQKDWKNVYGASVIIFEGIMSFADKELLQLLDMKIFVDTDSDIRLVRRLRRDITERGRDIEGVIKQYNKFVKPAFEQYIEPTMRLADIVVPRGGGNMVAIDLIVQHVHSQLEERELSVRAVLASAQQTQPLPQTLSVLESTPQVRGLHTIIRNKETSRDEFIFYSKRLMRLLIEHALTFLPSQPCTVQTPQGQEYEGRSYNGKGITGVSILRAGETMEPALRAVCKDVRIGKILIQTNLDSGEPELHYLRLPKDISEDHVILMDSTVSTGAAAMMAVRVLLDHEVQEEKIVLVSLLMAELGVHSVAYAFPQVKIITTAVDKSLDDFLHVIPGIGDFGDRYFGTDGSDNWSDEEEQEQPSC is encoded by the exons ATGGCTTTAACCAGCCGGTACCGACTCCGAGGTCGCAGGATCCCCATGGAAACGGAGTGCGGGAAAAAAATGTCGTCCCGCTCGGACAG TGGGAGTGGGGAGGACTCGTTGGACCGGCTCCTGCCCCCCGTCGGGGCCCCGCGCAGGAAGAGCACTACCTCCAGTAAATCAGAGCCTCCCCTGCTCCGCACAGGCACGCGCACCATATACACCGCTGGCCGGCCGCCCTGGTATGACGAGCACGGAGCGCAGTCGAAGGAGGCTTTTGTCATCG GGCTGTGTGGGGGCAGCGCCTCAGGGAAGACCACCGTGGCCAATAAGATCATTGAGGCTCTGGATGTGCCGTGGGTTGTGCTGCTGTCTATGGATTCTTTCTACAAG GTGCTGTCTCCCGAGGAGCAGGCCTTGGCAGCAAGTAACGACTACAACTTCGATCACCCGGGGGCGTTTGATTTTGAGCTGCTGGTCGCCACCCTGCGCAAGCTGAAGCAGGGCAAGAGTGTGAAGATCCCAGTGTACGACTTCACCACACACAGACGGCAGAAAGACTGG AAAAATGTGTACGGTGCCAGCGTAATCATATTTGAAGGAATTATGTCTTTTGCGGACAAAGAGCTTCTTCAG CTCCTGGATATGAAGATCTTTGTGGACACAGACTCGGACATTCGGCTGGTCCGGCGGCTCCGCAGGGACATCACAGAGCGCGGACGGGACATCGAGGGGGTCATCAAGCAGTACAACAAGTTTGTGAAGCCGGCCTTCGAGCAATACATCGAGCCAACCATGAGGCTGGCTGACATTGTTGTGCCGAGAG GTGGTGGCAATATGGTGGCCATCGATCTGATAGTCCAGCATGTTCACAGCCAGCTGGAGGAG CGTGAGCTCAGTGTCAG GGCGGTGCTGGCCTCGGCCCAGCAGACACAGCCGCTGCCCCAGACGCTCAGTGTGCTGGAGAGTACGCCGCAGGTCAGAGGCTTGCACACCATCATAAG GAATAAGGAAACCAGTCGAGACGAGTTCATCTTCTACTCAAAGAGATTAATGCGGCTTCTCATAGAGCATGCACTAACCTTCCTGCCATCTCAA CCATGCACGGTCCAGACTCCTCAAGGCCAGGAGTACGAGGGCCGCAGTTACAATGGGAAAGGG ATCACCGGTGTGTCGATCCTGCGGGCGGGGGAGACCATGGAGCCGGCGCTGAGGGCGGTGTGCAAGGATGTTCGCATCGGCAAGATCCTGATCCAGACCAACCTCGACTCAGGGGAACCGGAG CTGCATTACCTGCGTCTGCCCAAAGACATCAGTGAAGATCATGTCATCCTAATGGACAGCACAGTCTCTACCGGCGCTGCTGCCATGATGGCAGTACGGGTCTTATTG GATCACgaggtgcaggaggagaagaTCGTGCTGGTGTCGCTGTTGATGGCAGAGCTCGGGGTGCACTCTGTGGCCTACGCCTTCCCCCAGGTCAAAATCATCACCACAGCCGTGGACAAGAGTCTGGACGACTTTTTACATGTAATTCCTGGTATCG GGGACTTTGGAGACCGATACTTCGGGACGGACGGATCTGACAATTGGAgtgatgaggaggagcaggagcagccatcatgctga
- the uckl1a gene encoding uridine-cytidine kinase-like 1a isoform X2, with the protein MTLLDCTGARISGCWSLRSDRSGSGEDSLDRLLPPVGAPRRKSTTSSKSEPPLLRTGTRTIYTAGRPPWYDEHGAQSKEAFVIGLCGGSASGKTTVANKIIEALDVPWVVLLSMDSFYKVLSPEEQALAASNDYNFDHPGAFDFELLVATLRKLKQGKSVKIPVYDFTTHRRQKDWKNVYGASVIIFEGIMSFADKELLQLLDMKIFVDTDSDIRLVRRLRRDITERGRDIEGVIKQYNKFVKPAFEQYIEPTMRLADIVVPRGGGNMVAIDLIVQHVHSQLEERELSVRAVLASAQQTQPLPQTLSVLESTPQVRGLHTIIRNKETSRDEFIFYSKRLMRLLIEHALTFLPSQPCTVQTPQGQEYEGRSYNGKGITGVSILRAGETMEPALRAVCKDVRIGKILIQTNLDSGEPELHYLRLPKDISEDHVILMDSTVSTGAAAMMAVRVLLDHEVQEEKIVLVSLLMAELGVHSVAYAFPQVKIITTAVDKSLDDFLHVIPGIGDFGDRYFGTDGSDNWSDEEEQEQPSC; encoded by the exons ATGACTCTGCTGGACTGCACCGGAGCCAGAATCTCTGGCTGCTGGTCCCTCAGGTCCGACCGCAG TGGGAGTGGGGAGGACTCGTTGGACCGGCTCCTGCCCCCCGTCGGGGCCCCGCGCAGGAAGAGCACTACCTCCAGTAAATCAGAGCCTCCCCTGCTCCGCACAGGCACGCGCACCATATACACCGCTGGCCGGCCGCCCTGGTATGACGAGCACGGAGCGCAGTCGAAGGAGGCTTTTGTCATCG GGCTGTGTGGGGGCAGCGCCTCAGGGAAGACCACCGTGGCCAATAAGATCATTGAGGCTCTGGATGTGCCGTGGGTTGTGCTGCTGTCTATGGATTCTTTCTACAAG GTGCTGTCTCCCGAGGAGCAGGCCTTGGCAGCAAGTAACGACTACAACTTCGATCACCCGGGGGCGTTTGATTTTGAGCTGCTGGTCGCCACCCTGCGCAAGCTGAAGCAGGGCAAGAGTGTGAAGATCCCAGTGTACGACTTCACCACACACAGACGGCAGAAAGACTGG AAAAATGTGTACGGTGCCAGCGTAATCATATTTGAAGGAATTATGTCTTTTGCGGACAAAGAGCTTCTTCAG CTCCTGGATATGAAGATCTTTGTGGACACAGACTCGGACATTCGGCTGGTCCGGCGGCTCCGCAGGGACATCACAGAGCGCGGACGGGACATCGAGGGGGTCATCAAGCAGTACAACAAGTTTGTGAAGCCGGCCTTCGAGCAATACATCGAGCCAACCATGAGGCTGGCTGACATTGTTGTGCCGAGAG GTGGTGGCAATATGGTGGCCATCGATCTGATAGTCCAGCATGTTCACAGCCAGCTGGAGGAG CGTGAGCTCAGTGTCAG GGCGGTGCTGGCCTCGGCCCAGCAGACACAGCCGCTGCCCCAGACGCTCAGTGTGCTGGAGAGTACGCCGCAGGTCAGAGGCTTGCACACCATCATAAG GAATAAGGAAACCAGTCGAGACGAGTTCATCTTCTACTCAAAGAGATTAATGCGGCTTCTCATAGAGCATGCACTAACCTTCCTGCCATCTCAA CCATGCACGGTCCAGACTCCTCAAGGCCAGGAGTACGAGGGCCGCAGTTACAATGGGAAAGGG ATCACCGGTGTGTCGATCCTGCGGGCGGGGGAGACCATGGAGCCGGCGCTGAGGGCGGTGTGCAAGGATGTTCGCATCGGCAAGATCCTGATCCAGACCAACCTCGACTCAGGGGAACCGGAG CTGCATTACCTGCGTCTGCCCAAAGACATCAGTGAAGATCATGTCATCCTAATGGACAGCACAGTCTCTACCGGCGCTGCTGCCATGATGGCAGTACGGGTCTTATTG GATCACgaggtgcaggaggagaagaTCGTGCTGGTGTCGCTGTTGATGGCAGAGCTCGGGGTGCACTCTGTGGCCTACGCCTTCCCCCAGGTCAAAATCATCACCACAGCCGTGGACAAGAGTCTGGACGACTTTTTACATGTAATTCCTGGTATCG GGGACTTTGGAGACCGATACTTCGGGACGGACGGATCTGACAATTGGAgtgatgaggaggagcaggagcagccatcatgctga